The Thermodesulfobacteriota bacterium genome includes the window GAGGCGGTAGTCAGAAGACAGTCCGAAATAGTGAACGACCTGGGCTGTAAGACGCTTATAAATACCGAGTGAGGCCACGCATTTTACGCGGTCCAGGCTGGACTGCAGAGATTCAATATCCCTCATAACTGGAAGTTTGAGAGTATAATCACCCTGTACGCCGCATGGATCCGTGATGGCAGTCTCGTGGTAGATCCGTCATGGAATAAAGAAGGCATTAAAGTGACCTGCCAGGACCCCTGTAACCTGGTACGAAAGGGTCTGGGTGACAGCGTGGCGGATGACCTGCGTTTTGTCATCAAACATGTGGCAGGCGAAGAGAATTTTGTGGATATGTGGCCGAACAAATCCAATAATTACTGCTGCGGCGGCGGCGGCGGTTATCTCCAGTCAGGATTTGTCGAGAAACGCCGGGCCTTTGGAAGAATTAAATTTGACCAGATACAGGCCACCGGCGCTGATATCGTGGTGACGCCCTGTCATAATTGCCGCTCGCAGATAACGGATATAGGCCAGGTGTACGGCGGCAAGTATCAGACTGTACATCTGTGGAGCCTGATCGTTAAGGCGATGGTCCGCAAGTCCACGGCAACACCCGGCTAAACCTTACTTAGCTCCCATCCAAAAACCATGCCCATCCCATTGTAGGAGCACCTTCCAGGTGCGAACAAATGCCCGTCGCAGCAGGATGCTGCTCCTACGGCGGCAGGCAGGCCTAATACGGCAAGGGGGATTTTGGGATTTCCGGATGAAAACCGCTTAATTTTCACTTTCCAAAATCTCTTTGTTCATGTCATAATCAACGGCGATGTCTTAAAGTTAATCTGAATAAGGGTCGAAAAGACTTAGGAGATCGTCTTTTGATGCACAAGGAGGCGCCTTTATGGCCAAGAAAAGCAGTGAAATCAAAAACGTGTGGATGGTTACACGTGAATACGATGGACTGGCGGGCGCCGGGGGGGTAAAGGACGTATGCAAGCAACTCTCCCATGCCCTGGCCCGTGCCGGGATTAAGATTACGGTGGTCATGCCGCTTTACGGGATGATGAATAAGGAGAGATTAAATCTGAAGCCGACCTCTTATTCCTTCAACGTAAGAATGGATTATACCGGTGAAGAGCGGCAGGAAGAGGTGTGTATCTGGAACCTGACGCAGGGCAAGGTCCGGATTTTATTTGTGGATAGCGCCCGTTTCAGCGAAAAGAAAAGCGTTTATACTTATACTGCCGAGGAAGAGGCGCAGGATCCCAGCCACAAACAGGGCGCAGGCCATTATGACTATTTTGCCATGAATGTCTTGCTGCAAAAAGCAGCCCTCGAACTGATGATCTATATGGATGAAAGGCCTGAAATCATCCACTGTCAGGACGGGCATACGGCTATTATGCCGGCCATAATCCGCGAAGTCGATGGATACCGGGCCTATTTTGCAGGGACGGGCGCCCTGGTTACGGTGCATAATGCGGGGGTCGGTTATCACCAAGAGGTGGGCGACCTGTCTTTTGCCAGGGCTATTACCGGGTTGCCGGGATATGTCATTGAACATTCCTTGCTTCATAATGCCTTTGATCCTTTTATTGCGGCAGCGCGCTATGCAGTTATAAATACGGTGAGCGAAAACTATGCGCGGGAGCTTCAGGAAACGGAGGCAGATCGTCTTACCGGCTGGCTGGGCCATAGCTTGAAGTCCAGAGGAATAGTCCTTGAGGGTGTAACGAATGGCATTGACCCGGAGGATTTTGATCCGGAAAAACCGGAGAAGCTGGGTATTCCGGCGGCCTTCAGCCCATTAAAGGACGATTTTCAGGGCAAAGAAATCTGCAAGAAGACCCTTATCGAGGATATAAACAGGCGTAAGTTTGAGAAAGTAAACGCCATCGGCCGGATTGATTATGCGGCAGGCAAACCCCTTTTGACTATGGTGGGCCGGCTGACAGAACAAAAAGGCGTGGACATCCTGGTTCGGGCCTTACAGATGCTGATGCCAAAAGACAAAGAGTTTCAGGCGCTGATCCTGGGTAGCGGCTCCAGGCATATAGAGAACTCTCTGGCCACCTTGGCCGGCCTGTCGGAGAATAGGGGGCGTATGGCGGTTCTCTTTGGTTATGATCCGGTATTGGCCAACCAGATTTATGCGGCAGGGGACTTTTTTGTCATCCCTTCACAATATGAACCCTGTGGACTTACCGATTTTATGGCCCAGTTAATGGGTAACGTCCCCATTGTCCATCTGACCGGCGGTCTGGTTAAGGTTATCGACGGGCAGACCGGCTTTGGTTATTCAGATCATAACCCGGAAGCCCTGGTTCAAACTATCAGAAAGGCCCTGGCTATTTATCGGGACACCCCGGCAGTTTTACGGCAAATACAGCGTAAGGCCGTGGAAACTATAGATAGCCATTATACCTGGGACAGAGTACTGGGTCGCTATAAAAGTCTTTATAAAAAAGCACAGAATATGAGTAAATTAATTGGATAACTTTAAGTAAAATATTAATAGATATTGGGCGTTCAAGGTTCGATTTGTTCGAGTCGTTCGAACATGTCGGACCTTTCAAACGTTTTTTGACCCCCGACCCTCGACTTCTTAAGGACTGCTTTTTATAATATCTTTTATAGCCTGCATGCCCTGTTGGACTTCCTTACTGTCCGGGTTAATATCCAGGGCCTTTTGATATGTATCCAGGGACTTTTCCATCCAGTTTCCTTCCCGATAACTTTCGGCAGCCAGGCAGTAACCTCTTTCCTTCTGACCGGAAAACATCTCCTCAAAAAGCCGGGGTATGGAATTTATCCCCCAGATCCGGTCAAATTCGGGCTCATTTTCTATTAATAGACGAAGCACAAGGTGGTTATCCGGGTATTTCAGCAAGACTTTATGCAATTGTCCGGCTGCCCTTAAAAAGAGGCGATTCAGATGGCCCATCGCCAAATTGACCTCTGCGGTTGTTTTTTCAAAAAGTTCCAAATAATCATCCATGCCTTGATTTTCTGTAAATTTCTTATGTTGATAGATCATTTTTTCATAAGCCGGTTTATAATGTTGCAATAAGTAAATATTTTCTTTGAGCTTCATGCCCTCGTGGAAGATAGAGCCAACGAGCCAATCCAGAAGGGCGCACTCGACGTCCATTTGCTCCTCATCGCCCCACACCGCATGACAGAGGTCTTTGAACTGCCACAGGGGCCCCTTCCGCACCTCGGTGCCGATCCAGTAGTCCATATTTTTAAAGGACATCTCTGCGCTCTCATTATATGTCTTGTATAGTTGTTCAAAAAAATTTAAGGTTTTTAGAAAGTCACGTATGGCATTTCGGACAAAGATGTCTTTATGTTCTTCAAACCAGTTATTGCGGGCCGACTTCTTATTGGTCACTCCCTGAGTCCTCCTTCTCTGACCGCCAGGCTAAGATATTGATCATTTTCTTTCAACATAATACGTTTTTGTACTAATTCATTAAAAAACTTTTGTAAAGACTCCAGCGAGCAGCCAGGAAATCCCTCTTTTATATCCTTGAGTGATTTTATGGTCGTACAGTAGAGATATACATTGCGGGAGGGACCGTGGAGTCTATGGATTTGAACACTACCATCTGATCTTATCTGTCGTATGCTGAGAAACCTGCCCCCATCCCGGTAAGAGAGAAGGGGTTGCGACGGATATTGGTTTCGCAGAAGAAAATAGTCTTTCCGCCACATTTCCACCTTTTTTGCTACCGGTCTCCATAAGGTATATTGTCGGGATCTATCGCCCCGATGAGCCTGCTGTATTAGTATTAGTCGTGCAAAGAGTTCCTTTGACAAAAACGATTTATACAGGTGGTGATTGCCTGTCCGTTTAACCCCGAATTCTTTGGCAGTACAAAAGACCGGACTGCCGTAGCCCAACCAGAAAGACGCCATTTTTAATGGATAAAAAGGCCATACGAAATCGAGGGCGTCCAGTGTTTCTTTCACTTCAGCCGGTGAGCTGCCAGGAAACATGGTGATCAGGTTGCCGGATTGAATAATGCCCAGCTCTTCGCAGTGCCTCATGGTCTCTATATTCTGGAGGGCTGTGGTTCCTTTGCCCATTCGTTTTAGCAGAGAAGAACTTAAGGCCTCGATGCCGATCTGGACCGTTTTCAGCCCGCCTTCGCGCATTAAGGCCAGGGCTTGGGCGGATTGTCCGGCGCGCAGCTCGGCGAAGATGCCAAGGTCTTTTTCCAATGTGGTGAGGGCGGTAAAAAGCTCCGGCCCCTGATGAGGCGGCAGCGCATTGTCGGTGAAGGCCAGATCAATGGACGGATAGCGATCGGTCAGGTCCTTGATCTCCCCTACCATCTGAGGTACAGATTTCTTTCTATAGCTGTGCCATTGGAGGTTAAGGTTACAAAAGCGGCATTTCCGCCACCAGCAGCCGCGTGAAAACTCTACCGGCAGGACCGGCAGGAATGGAATCCGGGGGGATATATCCTGTAGGAGGTTAAAATAATCCCCATAATCCGGCGGCGGAAGTGAGCTTAAGGCGTTGATCTCATCATAACTCCCCCCTGATACCATGCCCTGGCTGTTACGGTAAAAGACCCCGGGTCCTGGTTTATCGACCTCCCCCTTAAGAAGACGTACAATGGATAAGAGGGGTTTTTCGCCTTCACCGGAGACGACAAAATCTATCTCCGGCAAGCTGGAGAGAATGGCCCGTCCCATCTCGCCCGAACAGCTTGAACCGCCGGCTACAATGGTTATCTCTGGAAATCTCGCCTTCAGGGTACGTATGGCGTAGAGTGAAGATGTAAGCTGATTAAGGCAGATAGAGAAGCCTATTAGGTTGAACTGCCTCCAATCCCTCGACCGTATAAAAGCTTCATGGTGATCGCTGAGTTTAGACTTAAGAGCGGAGAGATCAAAATGAAGTTTATATTTTTTAGACCTTTTTTGTTTGTTTATTAAGGAATGAATCGATGTATTTTTTTCCGGAAAGAGGAGTGAGGCATAGATAGCCTCGGTAATCCAGCTATGTTTTGAAATCTCGTGGTAGAGTTCAAAACCGATCTGGGCGGCGACTTCCAGATAAATCGGGTAAGTGGAGATATCGAGGGCATCATCCTGCGATGCAAGGTAGGATTTAAGCGCACCGAGTTGTATGGAGGGCCGGTTAAATAGCGGCCAGGGCATGGAAATTAGGGCTATCCGGAACATTTCCTGTCAGCATGAACATGCATAGCGAGCGCATTCCCCGTTGCTTGCCATCCAGGTCCGACACTGGCGGGCAGCGGGGTTAGCGAGCGAATACGATGCATTTTACCTTGCATACGGAGATTCCCCGCAGCTTGCTGCGGGGGGGCTTCAACATGGCTTAACGATAATGAGACCTTCCGGGCGGGGGCCTTTTTGTCCGGCTGTTTATAATGCATCCTGTAATCTTCAATGGCCAGCATGAGGCCAAAGGCGATGGCTAAGACCAGAAATATCTTGATGATCCGTGGCCAGGATGGCCTTGTCTTTTCGATCCAGACAAGGAGTCTAACCAGAAGCCGGGTAAAAATCGCAGCCAGGCCTGAAGACCAGAAAATCTTTATTCCGGTTTCGCACATAGAGCGGCCAACGTCTCCGGGGTAATAACGCAGGGCGATGAAAAACCAGCCTAAGGCGCAAACGGCCACAATGATCTTATCCCGTGTAGTCCAGATAGGGTTAAGAGACTCAGATTTTGTTGCCACTATCCCGTCCTTCAAAACCTAACCACAGAGAACACAGAGTTTTTGAAATTTAAAATTTTTTCTCCGTGTTTTCCGTGGTAAAATTTTTCCTTTTTTCTCTTATTGATCCCTGTAATATTATTGTCATTCCGGGCTTGACCCGGAATCCAGTCTTTTTTCTCTGGATTCCCGCTTTCGAGGGAATGACGATAAACGGACATTTATTATGCAGCATTCAATAATTGCTATCTTTTTTTTGATTTCTTGATAAATATTTAGTTTTCTCCGTGCACTCTGTGGTTATTTTTATAAAACTTTTGTATTTTTATAAAGAGAACAACAGGAGGGCTGCCAGAGAGAAGAGTACGCCCAGGGCCTGTTTCAGGGTTAAGGTCTCTTTTAGAAATATGGCGCTCAGTAAGAGGGTAATCAGGGGATAAAGGGCGGTCATAGTGACCACCACCGATGCCTTGCCTTTAGCCAGCGCCAGCAGAAAAAAGACCGTACCCAGGGCAGCGGCCAGTCCGGCCAGTATGCTAAAGATGATCCCCCGGGTATTTATCTCAGGGCGGAAGTCTATAGATATGAGAACGGAGAAGATTACTATAAGGGTCCCAATGGCCTGGTAAATAAACACGCTCCTGGGAGGCAGGTAATTTGTGGCCAGTTTTGGGAAAAAGCCCCATATACCCCATAGGATTAAGCAAGCGATAGATGGCGAGAACCAGTTATGCATATATAGTCGATAGTGAATAGTCGATGGTTGATAGCTGAAGGCTGAAAGCTCAAGGCTGAAAGCCTTAAAACCAGAGAAACCAAAGAAAACAGAGAAACTACGGACAACGGACCACGGACAATACATACTTACCGGTAAAAAGACTTTGTTACGAAATCGTCAAGGTTGAGCCTTTAGCCTTGAGCCTTGAGCTTTCAGCCTTCAGCTTTTAGCTTTTAGCCTCTGGCTCCCCTCACGACACCCTCGTGCCTGCCTCTATCTCACCGTCAACGGTCAGTACCCGGAGTCCGGAGGCATCCTTGGCAGCCAGTACCATGCCTTCCGACTGGACACCCATCAGCATGGCCGGCTTTAGATTAGCCACGATAATAACCTTCTTGCCAATGACCTCTTCCGGTTTATAGAATTCGGCGATACCGGCTACGACTGTACGCTCCCGGTCCGCTAACACCTTTAGTTTTAAAAGTTTTTTGGACTTCGGAACCGGCTCGGCGGAGATTACTTCCGCCACCCGAAGGTCAGCTTTTTGGAAATCCGGAAAATCTATCATGGCCGTCTCGTTATTCACTTTAAGATCCCCTTTGGCTGTGTCTTCCGCTATCTTCTTTGTGGTCTCGAGGCGCGGGAAAAGAGGGTCTCCCTTTTTCAGGGTCCGGCCGGGAGAAAATAAACCCCAGGTCATGCTGTCTGCATAGGCCGGATGCTCCGTTTCCTGATAGCCCAGGGCCGTCCTCATCTTACCCGCCGTCTCCGGGAGAAACGGTGAAAGCTGGATAGCAATCACACGGAGCGTTTCCGTAAGGTTATAAAGCACGGTGTGCAGCCGCCCTCTATCTTTTTCATCTTTAGCCAATTCCCAGGGGGCGGTCCGGACAATATATTTGTTGGCGTGATTAATTACTTCCCATATCTCCGCCAGGGCCTTATGAAAGGCGAACTCTTTTATGTGCCGGCCATAGTGTCCGGAGGCCTCGAGAGTCCGTTGTTTCAGTATTTCGTCTATCTCTTCGTTGAGTCCCGGTTGCGGAATAACGCCGTTACAGTATTTCTCAAGCATGGTCAGTGCCCGGCTGAAGAGGTTGCCCAGGTCATTGGCCAGGTCGGAGTTTCGGCGGGCGATGAGGGCCTCTTCACTGAAGGTGGCGTCGAGTCCGAAGACCATTTCCCGCAGGAGAAAGTAGCGCACCGTATCCACGCCGTAGGTCTCTGATAAATCAAGGGGCCGTATCACGTTCCCCAGGCTCTTGGACATCTTACTTTCATTTATGTTCCAGTACCCGTGGACATGAAGGCGCTGATAAGGCTGAATCCCGGCGGATTTAAGCATGGTCGGCCAGTAGATGGCATGGGGTTTGAGTATGTCTTTGGCTATGATGTGTTCTGCCGCGGGCCAGAACTTCTGAAAATTAGCGCTGTCCGGGTAGCCGAGGCCGGAGATATAGTTTATGAGGGCATCAAACCAGACATAAGTGACAAACTGGTCATCAAAGGGCAGGGGGATTCCCCATTCCAGGCGTGAGCGCGGCCTGGAGATACAGAGGTCTTCCAGAGGCTCACTTAAAAATGACAGCGCTTCATTCCGATAGCGCTCCGGCGTGATAAACTCAGGGTGGTTTTTTATATGATCGATCAGCCAGTCCTGATACCGGCTCATACGGAAGAAGTAGTTCTTTTCCTTGACAAATACCGGCGTCACCTGGTGATCCGGACATTTACCGTCTATCAGCTCCCGTTCCAGATAGAAGCGCTCACACCCCGTACAATAAAGGCCGCCGTACTCGCCAAAATAGATATCACCTTTCTCATATACCTTATTCAGGATATGCTGAACCGCCCGTATATGGGCCGGGTCTGTGGTACGAATGAACCGGTCGGTGGCGACATTTAATCTGGGCCAGGTAGAACGGAAGATGCCGCTTATGTGGTCGGCATATTCCTTTGGAGACATCTTACGCCCGGCAGCGGCCTCGGCCACCTTATCTCCATGTTCATCCGTGCCCGTAAGGAAAAAGGTCTCGTCTCCGGCCAGACGGTGAAAACGTGTGGCCGCGTCAGCAACCAGAGTGGTATAGGTATGTCCTATGTGCGGCTCGGCATTCACGTAATAGATGGGCGTGGTTATATAAAAGGTCATGATGCAGGCACCTCATCCTGGGCCTTGCGTCCTTTTTCCGCCCCGGTTTCTATATCCGCAGGCGAGACTTCCATCTCGCTGCCGTCGGCCAGGGAGACAACTATAGTACTGCGGAGGGTGTTGTGCCTTATGACCCTTCCCTCACCTTGTTGCGTCTGAACTTTTCTGCCTATTTTAGGCAGGCCTTTCTTAAGTTCAGCATAGGTCTTACATTCATAAGCCAGGCAGCAGAGGAGGCGGCCACAGGCCCCGGATATCTTGGCGGGATTCAGGGGCAGGTCCTGTTCCTTGGCCATACGGATGGAGATGGGCTCAAATTCGGACAGAAAAGATGCGCAGCATAACGGAAGACCACAGTGGCCCATACCGCCCAGGAATTTGGCCTCATTTCGCACGCCGATCTGCCTCATTTCTATGCGTGTATGATATTTTTGTACCATGGTTTTCACTAATTCCCGGAAGTCAACCCGTCCTTCGGAGGTAAAATAAAAAATTATCTTGCTGCCGTCAAAGAATCTCTCCGTGACTATCAGCTTCATAGGGAGATTCGTCTTCCGGATTTGTTCCAGACAGAAGTCCCGGGTCTCTTTTTCTTTCAAAAGATTGTCTTTATGCCGGATGATCTCTTCCTCTGTGGCCAGCCGTTCTACTTTGGGGATTCCCTCCGGCGGGGTCTCCCTTTCTATGCTTAACGGCTGGTCTATAACCATTCCTGGTTCATGACCATGTTCGGTCATAACCATAACCGTATCGCCTTTTTTCAGATCAAAAGTGCCGGCGTCAGCATGTATTCCCCGAGTATTATCTCGGAAACGAACCGGGATCAGCTTCACTGTTTTCTCCATCAATGGGCTAGCTGCAAAAATAGATTTTCTAATATCAATTGCCGGTTATAATTCCTGGTAACGGCCTGCTCGGCGCTGTGCAGGAGTTCCAGACCATGTATAATCTCTTTCTCTGTCCATCGCCGGGCGCCTTCAAAAAGGACCTCTCTCAGGTCTTTATTTATGAGGTGTCTCTCATCCAGCCCCTGCCGTAAGAACAACGAGTCCCGGAGGCAGGTACTGAGCATGGCGATAATCTCCGGGAGCTCCTCTTTCCGTCCGGCCAGGTCTTCGGCCAGGAGCAGCAGGCCTTGCATGTCCTGCCTGGAAAGAGAGATTAATTGTATGCAGACATCCCGCCGCATCTCCATAAGCGGAGAATCGGCCAGCCTGACGGCCCTGCCCAGGCTGCCCCCGGAGAGGGAGGCCAGAAGGGCAGCCTGGGCAGGGGGAAACCTGTTATCTCCATAGGAGCAGAGATATTCGCTAATCACCTCCGGCGAGAGAGGGCGGAAGGGGACGGCCTGGCAACGGGAGACGATGGTGGGCAGAAGTTCATTTATATCCGTAGCCATCAGGATAATAATGGAGGCATCCGGCGGTTCTTCCAGGGTCTTGAGAAGGCAGTTGGCCGATTCTTTGTTTAACAGATCGGCATTGGTTATTATAACGATGCGGTAACGCCCTTCCAGGGGTTTGTATCTTAACTGCCTTTGTAAAGACCTTATCTGTTCGATCCTTATAAAGGCCCCGCTTGGTTTGATGACGACAAGGTCCGGATGGGCGCCGCTTTCCATCTTTAGACATGAGCGGCATTTACCAGCACAGGCCTCGACGCCCTGCGGTGATAGACAATTGAGGGCCCGGGCCAGGGCGCGGGCGGTCTTTTCCTTGCCGATGCCTTCGATCCCGTAAAAGAGATAGGCGTGGGCCACCTTGCCTCTCTCAAGGGAGTTTTTCAGCAATTTAATGGCCGGCTCCTGTCCCAATATCTCCGCAAACGACATACTATTTTTTCCCGGCATTCAATCTGTCTATCAGGCTGTAGGTCTCCCCGGCCGCCGGTTCCCGGACGCCGGTCTTTTCTTTTTCAGACTCCGGCGTTTCTTCAAGGTCTTCCTCCCCAAAGTAGATATAACGATCCAGGGGGCGGAAAAAACTACTCCAGCGGGCCGAGGGTTCCAAATGCGCCTTCTTAAGGCTTTTTATGGCGTTGACCTTGGCGTCCAGGTCGTCTAAAAGGTGCAAAACAAAGGCCTCGGCCGTCTTGGGACGCTTCGGCGATCCGGATTCGTATTCCCCGTGATGGCTGAGGATGAGGTGTTTCAAAAGCATGGCCTTATCCTCGGGAAAGTGGGGTATGGCCTCGATCTTTTCCTGTATCATCTGGGCCCCGATCACCAGATGGCCGACCAGGCGACCCTCATCCGTATAATCAAAAAAACTGGACTCCGGCGGATAAGTGAATTCTTTTATCTTACCGATGTCGTGGAGAATGCTTCCGGTGACGAGGAGGTCTTTGTCAAGTTCCGGATAATTTTTTACTGCGCCGGTTACTAAAGTAGTCACGGATAAGGTGTGTTCCAAGAGGCCGCCCAGATAGGCATGATGCATACGTTTGGCCGCGGGAGCCACTCTGAAACGCTGACGAAATTTTTTGTCATTAAAAAAGCCGTTTAATATCAGCATCAAATGAGGATCCCGGACGTTTCCGGCTAATTCCTTTAATTCCCGCCACATCTCTTCGCTATCTCTGGATGAAGAGGGCAGAAAGGCCGCAGCCTCCACGGCCTCCGGACTGCACGGGGTAAGGTGTATTATGTTCAACTGGGTCTGGTCACGGTAGGATTCGGCCTGGGCCTCTATAGAGATATAATCCCCTTTTTTAAAAA containing:
- a CDS encoding (Fe-S)-binding protein, encoding MVDPSWNKEGIKVTCQDPCNLVRKGLGDSVADDLRFVIKHVAGEENFVDMWPNKSNNYCCGGGGGYLQSGFVEKRRAFGRIKFDQIQATGADIVVTPCHNCRSQITDIGQVYGGKYQTVHLWSLIVKAMVRKSTATPG
- a CDS encoding EamA family transporter, which encodes MYCPWSVVRSFSVFFGFSGFKAFSLELSAFSYQPSTIHYRLYMHNWFSPSIACLILWGIWGFFPKLATNYLPPRSVFIYQAIGTLIVIFSVLISIDFRPEINTRGIIFSILAGLAAALGTVFFLLALAKGKASVVVTMTALYPLITLLLSAIFLKETLTLKQALGVLFSLAALLLFSL
- a CDS encoding HD domain-containing protein, which produces MQKKGSYIKDIRPNNPVRGIFLVKGKTSALTKNGAFYLAITLADKTGEIEARVWERGEERDGLFKKGDYISIEAQAESYRDQTQLNIIHLTPCSPEAVEAAAFLPSSSRDSEEMWRELKELAGNVRDPHLMLILNGFFNDKKFRQRFRVAPAAKRMHHAYLGGLLEHTLSVTTLVTGAVKNYPELDKDLLVTGSILHDIGKIKEFTYPPESSFFDYTDEGRLVGHLVIGAQMIQEKIEAIPHFPEDKAMLLKHLILSHHGEYESGSPKRPKTAEAFVLHLLDDLDAKVNAIKSLKKAHLEPSARWSSFFRPLDRYIYFGEEDLEETPESEKEKTGVREPAAGETYSLIDRLNAGKK
- the ricT gene encoding regulatory iron-sulfur-containing complex subunit RicT, with translation MKLIPVRFRDNTRGIHADAGTFDLKKGDTVMVMTEHGHEPGMVIDQPLSIERETPPEGIPKVERLATEEEIIRHKDNLLKEKETRDFCLEQIRKTNLPMKLIVTERFFDGSKIIFYFTSEGRVDFRELVKTMVQKYHTRIEMRQIGVRNEAKFLGGMGHCGLPLCCASFLSEFEPISIRMAKEQDLPLNPAKISGACGRLLCCLAYECKTYAELKKGLPKIGRKVQTQQGEGRVIRHNTLRSTIVVSLADGSEMEVSPADIETGAEKGRKAQDEVPAS
- a CDS encoding glycogen/starch synthase, with translation MAKKSSEIKNVWMVTREYDGLAGAGGVKDVCKQLSHALARAGIKITVVMPLYGMMNKERLNLKPTSYSFNVRMDYTGEERQEEVCIWNLTQGKVRILFVDSARFSEKKSVYTYTAEEEAQDPSHKQGAGHYDYFAMNVLLQKAALELMIYMDERPEIIHCQDGHTAIMPAIIREVDGYRAYFAGTGALVTVHNAGVGYHQEVGDLSFARAITGLPGYVIEHSLLHNAFDPFIAAARYAVINTVSENYARELQETEADRLTGWLGHSLKSRGIVLEGVTNGIDPEDFDPEKPEKLGIPAAFSPLKDDFQGKEICKKTLIEDINRRKFEKVNAIGRIDYAAGKPLLTMVGRLTEQKGVDILVRALQMLMPKDKEFQALILGSGSRHIENSLATLAGLSENRGRMAVLFGYDPVLANQIYAAGDFFVIPSQYEPCGLTDFMAQLMGNVPIVHLTGGLVKVIDGQTGFGYSDHNPEALVQTIRKALAIYRDTPAVLRQIQRKAVETIDSHYTWDRVLGRYKSLYKKAQNMSKLIG
- the metG gene encoding methionine--tRNA ligase yields the protein MTFYITTPIYYVNAEPHIGHTYTTLVADAATRFHRLAGDETFFLTGTDEHGDKVAEAAAGRKMSPKEYADHISGIFRSTWPRLNVATDRFIRTTDPAHIRAVQHILNKVYEKGDIYFGEYGGLYCTGCERFYLERELIDGKCPDHQVTPVFVKEKNYFFRMSRYQDWLIDHIKNHPEFITPERYRNEALSFLSEPLEDLCISRPRSRLEWGIPLPFDDQFVTYVWFDALINYISGLGYPDSANFQKFWPAAEHIIAKDILKPHAIYWPTMLKSAGIQPYQRLHVHGYWNINESKMSKSLGNVIRPLDLSETYGVDTVRYFLLREMVFGLDATFSEEALIARRNSDLANDLGNLFSRALTMLEKYCNGVIPQPGLNEEIDEILKQRTLEASGHYGRHIKEFAFHKALAEIWEVINHANKYIVRTAPWELAKDEKDRGRLHTVLYNLTETLRVIAIQLSPFLPETAGKMRTALGYQETEHPAYADSMTWGLFSPGRTLKKGDPLFPRLETTKKIAEDTAKGDLKVNNETAMIDFPDFQKADLRVAEVISAEPVPKSKKLLKLKVLADRERTVVAGIAEFYKPEEVIGKKVIIVANLKPAMLMGVQSEGMVLAAKDASGLRVLTVDGEIEAGTRVS
- a CDS encoding RiPP maturation radical SAM C-methyltransferase, producing the protein MPWPLFNRPSIQLGALKSYLASQDDALDISTYPIYLEVAAQIGFELYHEISKHSWITEAIYASLLFPEKNTSIHSLINKQKRSKKYKLHFDLSALKSKLSDHHEAFIRSRDWRQFNLIGFSICLNQLTSSLYAIRTLKARFPEITIVAGGSSCSGEMGRAILSSLPEIDFVVSGEGEKPLLSIVRLLKGEVDKPGPGVFYRNSQGMVSGGSYDEINALSSLPPPDYGDYFNLLQDISPRIPFLPVLPVEFSRGCWWRKCRFCNLNLQWHSYRKKSVPQMVGEIKDLTDRYPSIDLAFTDNALPPHQGPELFTALTTLEKDLGIFAELRAGQSAQALALMREGGLKTVQIGIEALSSSLLKRMGKGTTALQNIETMRHCEELGIIQSGNLITMFPGSSPAEVKETLDALDFVWPFYPLKMASFWLGYGSPVFCTAKEFGVKRTGNHHLYKSFLSKELFARLILIQQAHRGDRSRQYTLWRPVAKKVEMWRKDYFLLRNQYPSQPLLSYRDGGRFLSIRQIRSDGSVQIHRLHGPSRNVYLYCTTIKSLKDIKEGFPGCSLESLQKFFNELVQKRIMLKENDQYLSLAVREGGLRE
- the holB gene encoding DNA polymerase III subunit delta'; its protein translation is MSFAEILGQEPAIKLLKNSLERGKVAHAYLFYGIEGIGKEKTARALARALNCLSPQGVEACAGKCRSCLKMESGAHPDLVVIKPSGAFIRIEQIRSLQRQLRYKPLEGRYRIVIITNADLLNKESANCLLKTLEEPPDASIIILMATDINELLPTIVSRCQAVPFRPLSPEVISEYLCSYGDNRFPPAQAALLASLSGGSLGRAVRLADSPLMEMRRDVCIQLISLSRQDMQGLLLLAEDLAGRKEELPEIIAMLSTCLRDSLFLRQGLDERHLINKDLREVLFEGARRWTEKEIIHGLELLHSAEQAVTRNYNRQLILENLFLQLAH